In Streptomyces sp. TS71-3, the following proteins share a genomic window:
- a CDS encoding MFS transporter: MTAIPVLDRMRSRGGRRAPALAAVCLGHFMVVLDVTAVTVVLPVIGDTLKASVTALQWVADGYTLLFAGLLPFSGGLADRFGARRVFLAGLGLFTLASAGCAAAWTAPLLVVARLVQGCVAALLLPASLALLRGMYGEKAERARAFGIWGAVSGLAAAAGPVLGGLLAAGLGWRAVFLVNLPVGAVGALLTLRRVPAVSGRRRGGLDLPAQGALAVALAALVAALVEAGELGWTHPVVLGGAALCLAGALAFLRLEGRAPNPMLPLPLLRAPGLGRALAVGALLNLGFYGLLFLAPLYFQGVHHYGVVGTGCALLPAVSVVALGSGLAGRVTARTGPRTPMVAGLVVGAPGLLGWLLAGPATGYGALVAPMAALGFGTAFTMPAATLAAMESATEDRAGAASAVFNTARQSGSALGVAVFGSLSADHLVTGLHLSAVIGAAGFLAAAVLAALHRSGAPRAR; this comes from the coding sequence ATGACAGCGATTCCCGTACTCGACCGCATGCGCAGCCGCGGTGGCCGCCGGGCGCCGGCCCTCGCGGCCGTCTGCCTGGGCCACTTCATGGTCGTCCTGGACGTCACCGCGGTCACCGTGGTCCTGCCGGTGATCGGCGACACTCTGAAGGCGTCGGTGACGGCGCTTCAGTGGGTCGCCGACGGCTACACGTTGCTCTTCGCGGGCCTGCTGCCGTTCAGCGGCGGCCTCGCCGACCGGTTCGGCGCCCGGCGGGTGTTCCTCGCCGGGCTCGGCCTCTTCACGCTCGCCTCCGCGGGCTGCGCGGCGGCGTGGACCGCGCCGCTGCTCGTCGTCGCCCGGCTGGTCCAGGGCTGCGTGGCCGCTCTGCTGCTGCCCGCGTCGCTGGCGCTGCTGCGCGGCATGTACGGCGAGAAGGCGGAGCGGGCCCGCGCCTTCGGTATCTGGGGCGCCGTCTCCGGCCTGGCCGCGGCAGCCGGCCCTGTGCTGGGCGGGCTGCTCGCCGCGGGACTCGGCTGGCGCGCGGTCTTCCTCGTCAACCTGCCGGTCGGCGCGGTCGGGGCGCTGCTCACCCTGCGCCGCGTTCCGGCGGTGTCAGGCCGCCGGCGCGGCGGGCTCGACCTGCCGGCGCAAGGGGCCCTCGCGGTGGCCCTTGCCGCTCTGGTGGCGGCGCTGGTCGAGGCGGGCGAACTGGGCTGGACGCATCCGGTGGTGCTCGGTGGCGCGGCGCTCTGCCTCGCGGGGGCCCTGGCGTTCCTGCGGCTGGAAGGCCGTGCCCCGAACCCGATGCTGCCGCTGCCACTGCTGCGCGCCCCCGGCCTCGGACGGGCGCTGGCCGTCGGGGCGCTGCTCAACCTCGGCTTCTACGGCCTGCTCTTCCTCGCGCCGCTGTACTTCCAAGGCGTGCACCACTACGGCGTGGTGGGCACCGGCTGCGCGCTGCTGCCCGCGGTGTCGGTGGTGGCGCTCGGCTCCGGTCTCGCGGGCCGGGTGACGGCGCGCACCGGGCCGCGGACACCCATGGTCGCCGGGCTCGTCGTGGGCGCGCCCGGCCTGCTGGGCTGGCTGCTCGCGGGGCCCGCCACCGGCTACGGGGCGCTGGTAGCGCCGATGGCCGCCCTCGGCTTCGGAACCGCGTTCACCATGCCCGCGGCGACACTGGCCGCCATGGAGTCGGCCACCGAGGACCGAGCCGGGGCCGCCTCCGCGGTCTTCAACACCGCACGCCAGAGCGGCAGCGCTCTCGGGGTCGCCGTGTTCGGCAGCCTCTCCGCGGACCACCTGGTCACCGGGCTGCACCTATCGGCGGTCATCGGCGCCGCGGGGTTCCTGGCGGCCGCCGTCCTCGCCGCGCTGCACCGCAGCGGCGCGCCCCGCGCACGCTGA
- a CDS encoding DUF397 domain-containing protein produces MAEGTTQQHSRAGWDKPDLDLSNAEWRSSSRGLGDVQIAFVEGFIAMRNSRRPESPSLIFTPDEWGAFVLGAREGEFDLT; encoded by the coding sequence GTGGCCGAAGGCACCACCCAGCAGCACTCGCGCGCGGGCTGGGACAAGCCCGACCTGGACCTCAGCAACGCGGAGTGGCGGTCGAGCAGCCGCGGACTCGGCGACGTCCAGATCGCGTTCGTCGAGGGCTTCATCGCGATGCGCAACAGCCGCCGCCCGGAGAGCCCGTCCCTGATCTTCACCCCTGACGAGTGGGGGGCCTTCGTCCTCGGTGCCCGCGAGGGAGAGTTCGACCTTACCTGA
- a CDS encoding universal stress protein: MSTPPVVVAVDGSEGSLRALDWALAEAQLRTAPLRLVHVRQYAAWPQLQALVPEPPEPAEEPAEDRVLARVLTSLTGRDGLPEVESRSLEGDPAQALPELGAGAQLLVLGSRGRGGFASLLLGSTGMAAARDAACPVVVVPRSGREVPGAEPAAPGPRVVVGVSVEAPDDNTLDFACAAAARHAARLEVLSLYPWPTYAWTAAADFTPTAEDKEAAQAATSDQLDEILAPYRQSHPELAIETRVSDGDAAGHLVAASQGAELVVVGRHHRRLLRPARMLGSVTHAVLLHAVSPIAVVPPGIEAAETAE; this comes from the coding sequence ATGAGCACGCCACCGGTTGTCGTGGCCGTCGACGGCTCGGAGGGTAGTCTCCGCGCCCTGGACTGGGCCCTGGCGGAGGCGCAGTTGCGTACGGCGCCGCTGCGCCTGGTGCACGTCCGGCAGTACGCGGCGTGGCCGCAACTCCAGGCGCTGGTGCCCGAACCCCCGGAGCCGGCCGAGGAGCCCGCGGAGGACCGGGTGCTGGCCCGGGTGCTGACCTCGCTCACCGGCCGCGACGGGCTGCCGGAGGTGGAGAGCCGGAGCCTTGAGGGCGACCCGGCGCAGGCGCTGCCCGAGCTGGGCGCCGGCGCGCAGCTCCTGGTGCTCGGCTCCCGTGGCCGCGGCGGCTTCGCCAGCCTGCTGCTCGGGTCCACCGGCATGGCCGCCGCCCGCGACGCCGCCTGCCCCGTCGTGGTGGTGCCCCGATCCGGCCGTGAGGTGCCGGGCGCGGAGCCCGCGGCACCTGGACCCCGGGTGGTGGTCGGCGTCTCGGTGGAGGCCCCCGACGACAACACCCTCGACTTCGCCTGCGCCGCGGCCGCCCGGCACGCCGCCCGGCTGGAGGTGCTCTCCCTCTACCCGTGGCCGACCTACGCCTGGACGGCCGCCGCGGACTTCACGCCCACCGCCGAGGACAAGGAGGCCGCGCAGGCGGCCACCTCCGACCAGCTCGACGAGATCCTCGCTCCCTACCGCCAGTCCCACCCGGAGCTGGCGATCGAGACGCGGGTATCGGACGGGGACGCCGCGGGGCATCTCGTCGCCGCCTCGCAGGGCGCCGAACTCGTCGTGGTCGGCCGCCACCACCGGCGCCTGCTCAGGCCGGCCCGGATGCTGGGCTCGGTCACCCACGCCGTCCTGCTGCACGCCGTCAGTCCCATCGCGGTCGTGCCGCCGGGCATCGAGGCCGCCGAGACGGCCGAGTGA
- a CDS encoding cytochrome ubiquinol oxidase subunit I, producing MTGWTLAFSEADLAAARAQMGFSLAWHIVLACLGVGLPLLTLAVEWYGIRTGDSSLRLLARRWARGMGVLFAVGAVSGTILSFEMGLLWPGLMGRFGQVLGLPFALEGFAFFLEAIFLGLYLYAWDRLPPKQHLLMGVPIVISGTLSAFFVVCANAWMNQPSGITLHRDGTLAHVSPWAAMLNPSSPPQTVHMILAAFNVAAFLTASVYAVALLRGRNDTYHRVGFLLPFAFGSLVSVAQFFSGDWLARFLAHYQPVKLAGIEGVFHTDSHVPITILGAAPDNTRLEYGLKIPSGLSFLVGFSPDTVVQGLNEVPRDQWPVVTALHLCFDVMVGIDGLLIAMGAVLLLAWWRARRTGRVLMALRGHRLFLLVGALCGPLSVVALECGWTITELGRQPWIVYGVMRVREAVNPAPALQTGLWLVLAVYTAMTVATVYVMRRMVRTTPVPIAPQESDVERFHVT from the coding sequence ATGACCGGCTGGACGCTGGCGTTCTCCGAGGCGGACCTGGCCGCCGCGCGTGCCCAGATGGGCTTCTCCCTGGCATGGCACATCGTGCTCGCCTGCCTGGGCGTGGGGCTGCCGCTGCTCACCCTGGCGGTGGAGTGGTACGGCATCCGCACGGGTGACTCCTCCCTGCGGCTGCTGGCCCGGCGGTGGGCGCGCGGCATGGGCGTGCTGTTCGCCGTGGGCGCGGTGTCCGGCACGATCCTGAGCTTCGAGATGGGGCTGCTCTGGCCCGGTCTGATGGGGCGGTTCGGGCAGGTCCTCGGACTGCCCTTCGCGCTGGAGGGCTTCGCCTTCTTCCTGGAGGCCATCTTCCTCGGCCTCTACCTCTACGCCTGGGACAGGCTGCCGCCGAAGCAGCACCTGCTGATGGGGGTGCCGATCGTCATCTCCGGGACCCTCTCGGCGTTCTTCGTGGTCTGCGCGAACGCCTGGATGAACCAGCCGAGCGGCATCACCCTGCACCGGGACGGCACCCTGGCCCATGTCAGCCCCTGGGCCGCCATGCTGAACCCCTCCAGCCCACCGCAGACCGTGCACATGATCCTCGCCGCGTTCAACGTGGCGGCCTTCCTGACGGCGTCCGTGTACGCCGTGGCGCTGCTGCGCGGCCGCAACGACACCTACCACCGGGTGGGCTTCCTGCTGCCGTTCGCCTTCGGCTCCCTGGTCTCGGTGGCCCAGTTCTTCTCCGGCGACTGGCTGGCCCGCTTCCTCGCCCACTACCAGCCCGTGAAACTGGCCGGGATCGAGGGCGTGTTCCACACGGACTCGCACGTGCCGATCACCATCCTCGGTGCCGCCCCTGACAACACCCGGCTGGAGTACGGGCTCAAGATCCCCAGCGGCCTGTCGTTCCTGGTCGGCTTCTCGCCCGACACCGTCGTCCAGGGGCTGAACGAGGTGCCGCGGGACCAGTGGCCGGTCGTGACCGCCCTCCACCTCTGCTTCGACGTGATGGTCGGGATCGATGGCCTGCTCATCGCCATGGGCGCCGTGCTGCTGCTGGCCTGGTGGCGTGCCCGGCGCACCGGCCGCGTGCTGATGGCGCTGCGCGGCCACCGTCTCTTCCTGCTGGTCGGAGCGCTCTGCGGGCCCCTGTCCGTGGTCGCGCTGGAGTGCGGGTGGACCATCACCGAACTCGGCCGCCAGCCCTGGATCGTCTACGGCGTGATGCGCGTCCGGGAGGCCGTCAACCCCGCCCCCGCACTGCAGACCGGGCTCTGGCTGGTGCTGGCCGTGTACACCGCGATGACCGTGGCCACCGTGTACGTGATGCGGCGGATGGTCAGGACCACACCCGTTCCGATCGCGCCCCAGGAGAGCGATGTCGAACGCTTCCACGTCACGTGA
- a CDS encoding cytochrome d ubiquinol oxidase subunit II — protein sequence MLADVMLAIVWVGLTCYALFGGADFGAGLWDLLAGRSRRGLPQRKLIEHSIGPVWEANHVWLIFVLVLLWCDFSPVFASVLSTLYLPLTLVALGIILRGAAFAFRKASTELWQQRLFGGCFALSSVVTPYFLGSVAGGVASGRVPPGIARGDVVTSWLNPTSALGGVLAVLTCAHLAAVYLCADADRAGEPELARGFERRAIVSGTLTGLVALAGIAVLHADAPQLFHGLTHRGLGLVILSAVAGLAGLRLLSTRRYLLARGVAALAVAAILWAWGTAQYPAMLVPGTTVEDAASHETVLTASLIAVGVGALFLIPSFWVLYSTFQRQGPAGAPPAHGTAGAAGGGGGSGGGRGGGGAGATGGG from the coding sequence GTGCTTGCCGATGTGATGCTCGCCATCGTCTGGGTGGGCCTGACCTGCTACGCGCTGTTCGGCGGCGCCGACTTCGGCGCGGGGCTGTGGGACCTGCTGGCCGGCCGCAGCCGGCGGGGGCTGCCGCAGCGCAAGCTCATCGAGCACAGCATCGGCCCCGTGTGGGAGGCCAACCACGTCTGGCTGATCTTCGTCCTGGTGCTGCTCTGGTGCGACTTCTCACCGGTGTTCGCCTCCGTGCTGTCCACGCTGTACCTGCCGCTCACGCTCGTCGCACTCGGCATCATCCTGCGCGGCGCGGCGTTCGCCTTCCGCAAGGCCAGTACGGAGCTGTGGCAGCAGCGGCTGTTCGGCGGCTGCTTCGCGCTGTCCTCGGTGGTCACGCCGTACTTCCTGGGCTCGGTGGCCGGCGGGGTCGCCTCCGGCCGGGTGCCGCCGGGCATCGCGCGCGGTGACGTGGTCACCAGCTGGCTCAACCCCACTTCGGCACTGGGCGGGGTGCTCGCCGTGCTGACCTGCGCCCACCTCGCCGCGGTCTACCTGTGCGCCGACGCCGACCGGGCCGGCGAGCCCGAGCTGGCCAGGGGCTTCGAGCGGCGGGCCATCGTGAGTGGAACGCTGACGGGCCTGGTGGCCCTGGCCGGCATCGCGGTGCTGCACGCCGACGCCCCCCAGCTCTTCCACGGCCTCACCCACCGGGGCCTCGGTCTGGTGATCCTCAGCGCCGTGGCGGGCCTGGCCGGGCTGAGGCTACTTTCCACCCGCCGCTACCTGCTGGCCCGTGGCGTCGCCGCGCTCGCCGTCGCCGCCATCCTGTGGGCCTGGGGAACCGCCCAGTATCCGGCCATGCTCGTGCCGGGGACCACCGTGGAGGACGCCGCGTCACACGAAACGGTTCTGACGGCGAGCCTGATCGCGGTGGGCGTCGGCGCGCTGTTCCTGATCCCGTCGTTCTGGGTGCTGTACAGCACGTTCCAGCGGCAGGGCCCGGCGGGCGCCCCGCCTGCCCACGGGACGGCCGGTGCGGCGGGCGGGGGCGGCGGCAGCGGAGGCGGGCGCGGGGGCGGTGGAGCCGGCGCGACGGGCGGAGGCTGA
- a CDS encoding hydrolase, giving the protein MALSTLDERTALVLIDLQNGIVGAPVAPHSGADVVARSVELAEAFRAQGAPVVLVRVTHAADGSDAAPGRTEQARGAGAPPAGWDVIVDDLAGHDGDLRVTKRNWGAFYGTDLDLQLRRRGVTQIVLAGIATSIGVESTARAAHEHGYHVTLATDAMTDLNEDAHQNSIERIFPRLGETGTTAQILDLLAKTRA; this is encoded by the coding sequence ATGGCCCTCTCCACCCTCGACGAGCGCACCGCTCTCGTCCTGATCGATCTCCAGAACGGCATAGTCGGCGCGCCCGTGGCCCCCCACTCGGGCGCCGACGTGGTGGCCCGCTCCGTCGAGCTCGCCGAGGCGTTCCGGGCGCAGGGCGCGCCGGTCGTGCTGGTCCGGGTGACCCACGCGGCGGACGGCTCGGACGCCGCCCCCGGCCGTACGGAGCAGGCGCGCGGCGCCGGAGCTCCCCCGGCGGGCTGGGACGTCATCGTCGACGACTTGGCGGGCCACGACGGCGACCTCAGGGTCACCAAGCGCAACTGGGGCGCCTTCTACGGCACCGACCTGGACCTCCAGCTCCGCCGCCGCGGCGTCACCCAGATCGTGCTCGCCGGCATCGCCACCAGCATCGGGGTGGAGTCCACCGCCCGCGCCGCCCACGAGCACGGCTACCACGTCACCCTGGCGACGGACGCGATGACGGACCTGAACGAGGACGCCCACCAGAACAGCATCGAGCGGATCTTCCCGCGGCTCGGCGAGACGGGGACCACTGCCCAGATCCTCGATCTGCTGGCCAAGACCCGGGCCTGA